In the genome of Ignavibacteriales bacterium, one region contains:
- a CDS encoding T9SS type A sorting domain-containing protein, translating to MKRVSILVLVLFTCLVKGQDFEIKQITSGNFDARNPVTGRYYFWDANKIFYEVHTGNSINIYSSDYNPETDSFSDTIAVTTGNFQNINPVPDYNDGLIFLTNQNGNWDIAHKKYENGVWSETQFLTNTPEDETNLREIFSEPYSWELETHLIFERDGSVFYLYVDSSEVFEETVFQKSSELSYDQSAGAYNLWSFAQQEGLHIAAVETDQNQIKRIVSRHRNLGGNWAPLDIVLDTCSCSNLIFQPVDYYPSLVFEDTSDTTRKLMGIPEWQTNKIVYPLIAENDDDQSAFKSAVSYIVTEPPSGKTDFYFYHPHAYLLKNSESTRIRLNLFDVDNPSVDSIYSLKVTSSNTDVGSVGFYFGYEVFYTLFEDSIDGNVHLFGRKFLNPVGAVDDDVTLTDFTLYQNYPNPFNPVTKIKWSTQKGSRQSLRIYDVLGNEVATLVNEYKPIGDYQVEFDASDLSSGIYFYRLQVGDRSFSRKMILLK from the coding sequence ATGAAACGGGTCAGCATTTTGGTCTTGGTACTTTTTACCTGCCTTGTTAAAGGGCAAGACTTTGAAATCAAACAAATCACTTCAGGAAATTTTGATGCGCGGAATCCTGTTACCGGCAGATACTATTTCTGGGATGCCAATAAAATCTTTTATGAAGTACACACCGGCAATTCAATAAATATTTACTCTTCAGATTACAATCCTGAAACGGATTCATTCTCGGATACAATCGCTGTAACAACCGGAAATTTCCAGAATATTAATCCGGTTCCTGACTATAATGATGGACTGATCTTTCTCACAAATCAAAATGGCAACTGGGATATAGCACATAAAAAGTATGAGAATGGGGTATGGAGTGAAACTCAATTTTTAACAAACACTCCTGAAGATGAAACTAATCTAAGAGAGATTTTTTCGGAGCCATATTCCTGGGAGCTTGAAACTCATCTGATTTTTGAAAGAGATGGATCAGTATTTTACTTATATGTCGATTCTTCAGAAGTATTTGAGGAAACCGTTTTTCAGAAATCCAGCGAACTTTCATATGATCAATCAGCCGGAGCTTATAATTTGTGGTCATTCGCTCAGCAAGAGGGTCTTCATATTGCAGCGGTAGAAACAGATCAGAACCAGATTAAAAGAATTGTAAGCAGGCACAGGAACCTGGGAGGAAACTGGGCTCCTTTAGATATTGTGTTAGACACATGCTCGTGCTCAAACCTGATTTTTCAACCGGTTGATTATTATCCATCTCTTGTGTTTGAGGATACTTCAGATACAACACGAAAGTTAATGGGGATACCGGAATGGCAGACAAATAAAATTGTTTATCCCTTAATTGCTGAGAACGATGATGATCAGTCAGCTTTCAAAAGTGCCGTCTCATATATTGTAACTGAACCACCTTCAGGCAAAACAGATTTCTATTTTTATCACCCGCACGCTTATTTGCTAAAGAATTCGGAATCAACAAGGATCAGATTAAATCTTTTTGATGTCGACAATCCAAGTGTTGATTCTATCTATTCATTAAAGGTTACTTCAAGCAATACTGATGTTGGGTCGGTAGGATTCTATTTTGGTTATGAAGTCTTTTATACTTTATTTGAAGATAGCATTGATGGAAATGTTCATTTGTTCGGAAGAAAATTTCTTAACCCCGTTGGTGCCGTTGATGATGATGTTACACTTACTGATTTCACATTATATCAAAACTATCCGAACCCGTTTAATCCTGTTACTAAAATAAAATGGAGTACACAAAAGGGAAGCCGGCAATCACTCAGGATTTATGATGTGCTTGGTAATGAAGTCGCAACTTTGGTTAATGAATACAAACCAATAGGAGATTATCAAGTTGAATTCGATGCTTCAGACTTATCAAGCGGAATTTATTTTTACAGGCTGCAGGTTGGGGATAGATCATTCTCAAGAAAAATGATCCTGCTTAAATAA
- a CDS encoding efflux RND transporter periplasmic adaptor subunit: MTIKSLTSVLYRNPVLDVIKSSSEKIDSKLVHLNIPPFLKSSKLLGGIIIGIIIIVLILNSVFASPDSSVPVYKVVKDNFLVSVTESGELRAKNSISISSPRIRGNLKIVYLIPEGTYVNAGDTVVRFDPTEAITNLKDAEAKLEIAISDKAKLVANQKSGMTRLESDLKSAELSFELSKLNVEQMKFEASVKQQEAQLNHKRNELSFLKSKQDLESQKIIDQSEMNKTDIEVQQKRSDLERAKRDLEMLTLTAPTEGLVVYENNWATGRKVAIGDTPWSGMTLVSLPDLSAMESITYVNEVDVSRVKKGLPVVVKLDAFRDSSFNADISSVASLGKTKDNNSNIKVFEIAVFIKSQSEILKPGMTTSNKIVINEIPGVLFVPQEAVFEMDGKKIVYVKNGSGFDVQFVEVGEKSENYIVITKGLEENQEVALRDPTIVPEETGTGETESNSVSMPGS, translated from the coding sequence ATGACAATCAAATCTCTCACTTCAGTGCTTTACCGCAATCCCGTGCTGGATGTTATCAAATCTTCTTCAGAAAAAATTGACAGCAAACTTGTTCACTTAAACATTCCGCCGTTCTTAAAAAGCTCTAAACTGCTTGGCGGAATAATTATTGGTATCATCATCATTGTGCTGATACTGAATTCGGTTTTTGCATCGCCGGACAGCAGCGTGCCGGTTTATAAAGTTGTTAAGGATAATTTTCTTGTTTCTGTAACTGAAAGCGGTGAGTTAAGGGCAAAGAACAGTATTTCAATTTCATCGCCGAGAATAAGAGGCAACCTTAAAATTGTTTATCTCATTCCCGAAGGTACTTATGTGAATGCTGGCGACACTGTTGTAAGGTTTGATCCTACCGAAGCGATTACAAACTTAAAAGACGCGGAAGCTAAACTTGAAATTGCAATTTCGGATAAAGCAAAACTTGTCGCCAATCAGAAATCGGGAATGACGCGGCTTGAGTCCGATCTTAAGAGTGCTGAGCTATCTTTTGAATTATCAAAACTTAATGTTGAGCAAATGAAGTTTGAGGCTTCGGTTAAACAGCAGGAGGCACAGCTTAATCACAAAAGAAATGAACTGAGTTTTTTGAAAAGCAAACAGGATCTTGAATCGCAGAAAATTATTGATCAGTCTGAAATGAATAAAACGGACATTGAGGTTCAGCAGAAACGTTCAGACCTTGAACGTGCTAAGAGGGATCTTGAGATGCTTACATTAACCGCACCGACTGAGGGTCTTGTTGTGTATGAAAACAACTGGGCGACGGGAAGGAAGGTTGCGATTGGCGATACACCGTGGAGCGGAATGACGCTTGTTTCTCTTCCAGATCTTTCCGCGATGGAAAGTATAACGTATGTGAATGAGGTTGATGTAAGCCGTGTGAAGAAAGGTCTGCCTGTTGTTGTTAAGCTTGATGCTTTCAGGGACAGTTCATTTAATGCTGATATCAGTTCGGTTGCATCGCTCGGCAAGACGAAGGATAATAATTCCAACATAAAAGTTTTTGAGATTGCTGTGTTCATAAAAAGTCAGTCTGAAATTTTAAAACCGGGAATGACTACAAGCAACAAGATCGTCATAAATGAAATACCGGGAGTGTTGTTTGTTCCGCAGGAGGCTGTATTTGAAATGGACGGAAAGAAAATAGTTTATGTAAAGAACGGTTCCGGTTTTGATGTTCAGTTTGTTGAAGTAGGCGAGAAGAGTGAAAATTATATTGTGATAACAAAAGGTCTTGAAGAAAACCAGGAAGTAGCGTTACGTGATCCGACGATAGTTCCTGAAGAAACAGGCACTGGTGAAACGGAATCGAATTCTGTGAGTATGCCGGGAAGCTGA
- a CDS encoding T9SS type A sorting domain-containing protein, which translates to METGATENFTVTITGGPLTAAGTNIAASSGTLNVLEGLQKIGQELTHTSPRAATGGSVVFEFSYTAPATAGDIILYANGNSVNLNGNNTGDQWNFASNKTITVQTPTGVDDENILNAFKLEQNYPNPFNPTTRIDYKVGGATNVSLVVYSSSGEEVTTLVNEFKSAGSYSVNFDGTGLSSGVYYYRLTANNFIETRKFVLMK; encoded by the coding sequence ATGGAAACCGGTGCAACAGAAAATTTTACTGTTACAATTACAGGCGGTCCTTTAACAGCGGCGGGAACTAATATCGCTGCTTCATCAGGGACGCTTAATGTTTTGGAAGGTTTACAAAAGATAGGGCAAGAGCTTACTCATACAAGTCCAAGAGCTGCAACCGGCGGATCGGTGGTGTTTGAGTTTTCTTATACTGCCCCCGCAACTGCAGGAGATATAATTTTATATGCGAACGGTAACAGTGTAAATCTTAACGGAAATAATACCGGCGACCAGTGGAATTTTGCATCGAATAAAACTATTACTGTGCAAACACCTACCGGTGTTGATGATGAAAATATTCTTAACGCATTCAAGCTTGAACAGAATTACCCGAATCCTTTTAATCCGACAACAAGGATTGATTATAAGGTTGGCGGGGCAACGAATGTATCACTTGTAGTTTATTCATCATCCGGTGAAGAGGTGACGACTCTTGTTAATGAGTTTAAGTCTGCCGGCTCTTATTCAGTTAACTTTGATGGAACAGGATTGTCATCGGGAGTTTATTATTACAGGTTGACAGCGAATAATTTTATCGAGACGAGGAAGTTTGTTTTGATGAAGTAG
- a CDS encoding DUF1624 domain-containing protein — MAEKKRYIFVDIVRGLALLVMIEVHVFNAFLDPSIKAQSWFSVLNYINGLVAPSFLFVSGFAFILSTNTNDRIKLFSPAITKRLSRIGLIFLVGYSLHLPRYSFSQMIKISEAEMISFYNVDVLQCIASGLLLLLVMKLITSNEKQFNFVLLGSTIAVIGLAPFAWQYDFTNIFPVWFANYFNQKNGSLFPLLPWLGFMFTGAIAAKYFLTLKDDAEQKRFISRLAITGIILVVITHLVLTELTPVEIRSIRPNPFFFLQRLGYVFLLLVLCWHYDQKRKITKSFILDFSRESLIVYWFHLTVLFAVVFGGKSLTMIVNHSYNVIEAIISTIILVILMIIAAKIWGGVKSKYRKASKIITIVIITSSIIVFFVT; from the coding sequence ATGGCGGAAAAGAAAAGATATATCTTTGTTGATATTGTCAGAGGGCTTGCACTTCTTGTAATGATAGAAGTGCATGTGTTTAACGCATTTCTTGATCCTTCAATAAAAGCTCAGTCATGGTTTTCTGTTTTAAATTATATAAACGGGTTGGTAGCGCCGTCGTTTCTTTTTGTTTCCGGATTTGCGTTTATACTTTCGACAAACACAAATGACAGAATAAAACTATTCAGTCCAGCTATAACTAAAAGGCTTTCACGTATAGGGCTAATATTTCTTGTCGGTTATTCACTTCATCTCCCGCGCTATTCATTCAGTCAAATGATTAAGATAAGTGAAGCTGAGATGATCTCATTTTATAATGTGGATGTGCTTCAGTGCATTGCAAGCGGTCTTCTGCTTTTATTAGTGATGAAACTTATCACTTCAAATGAAAAACAATTTAATTTTGTTTTACTTGGAAGCACAATTGCTGTAATCGGGTTAGCCCCATTTGCCTGGCAGTATGATTTTACGAATATATTCCCGGTATGGTTTGCGAATTACTTCAATCAGAAGAATGGCTCGCTGTTTCCATTACTTCCGTGGCTGGGATTTATGTTCACGGGTGCAATTGCCGCAAAATATTTTCTGACTCTAAAAGATGACGCAGAACAAAAAAGATTTATATCAAGACTTGCAATAACCGGAATCATACTTGTTGTTATAACTCATCTTGTTCTTACTGAACTTACACCGGTTGAGATAAGATCAATACGTCCCAATCCGTTTTTCTTTTTGCAAAGGCTTGGTTATGTGTTTCTGCTGCTTGTACTCTGCTGGCATTATGATCAAAAAAGGAAAATCACAAAATCATTTATACTTGATTTCAGCCGCGAGTCGCTGATTGTTTACTGGTTTCATCTTACAGTTTTGTTTGCGGTTGTATTCGGCGGTAAAAGTCTGACGATGATTGTAAATCATAGTTATAATGTAATTGAAGCAATCATTTCAACGATCATTCTTGTCATATTAATGATAATCGCTGCTAAGATCTGGGGCGGTGTAAAATCCAAATACAGGAAGGCATCGAAAATTATTACAATCGTTATAATTACTTCATCAATAATTGTATTCTTTGTCACTTAG
- a CDS encoding ABC transporter permease: MNNLESFKIGLKGLQSNKLRAALTMLGIIFGVAAVIAMMSIGEGAKQETLQQIELMGTNNIIINKVTPEKNSSGSKASFSTGLTLNDANSIKELNPLVEYITPIREIKTQVSYKSNMSESEVIGTTADYPETFNSKIASGSFFKSFHLEGYSNVCVIGPGVKEKLFKFEDPINKKIKIGDLWFNIIGLTSSKNVSGSQGLGLRNFNDDIYVPITTMMYKMEKFEEEQNNMSGMFIRIGNDQEQAKVVDRNSVDQLTIKVNNSDHLSEAAHLVRRILDRRHYGVKDFEVVLPEQLLEQKQKTQRIFNIVMGAIAGISLLVGGIGIMNIMLANILERTREIGVRRAVGATRTDVLRQFLYEALTISVAGGVLGIILGFILTSLISTYAEWKTIISPFSVILAFVVSVTTGLLFGIYPAKQAADKNPIESLRYE; the protein is encoded by the coding sequence ATGAACAATCTTGAATCATTTAAAATCGGGTTAAAGGGATTACAGTCCAATAAACTCCGTGCGGCTTTAACAATGCTTGGAATTATTTTCGGTGTAGCCGCTGTAATTGCGATGATGTCGATAGGTGAAGGCGCAAAGCAGGAAACACTTCAGCAGATTGAACTGATGGGCACAAACAATATTATCATTAATAAAGTTACACCGGAAAAAAACAGTTCGGGGTCTAAGGCGTCGTTTTCAACAGGGCTTACACTTAATGATGCCAATTCAATTAAAGAATTAAACCCGTTAGTTGAATACATCACACCGATAAGAGAAATTAAAACACAGGTGAGTTATAAATCGAATATGAGTGAATCAGAAGTTATCGGCACAACTGCCGATTATCCTGAAACGTTCAATTCAAAAATTGCTTCGGGTTCTTTCTTTAAGTCATTTCACTTAGAAGGATATTCAAACGTTTGTGTTATTGGTCCGGGTGTGAAAGAAAAACTTTTTAAGTTTGAAGATCCCATCAACAAAAAAATAAAGATAGGTGATCTTTGGTTTAATATAATCGGGCTTACATCTTCAAAAAATGTTTCCGGTTCACAAGGACTTGGACTGAGAAATTTTAATGATGATATATACGTCCCCATTACAACGATGATGTATAAGATGGAAAAGTTTGAAGAAGAGCAGAATAACATGTCAGGTATGTTCATACGAATCGGTAATGACCAGGAACAGGCAAAGGTCGTTGATCGCAATTCAGTTGACCAGCTAACAATAAAAGTAAATAATTCGGATCATCTTAGTGAAGCGGCACATCTTGTAAGACGAATACTTGACAGGCGTCATTACGGGGTTAAAGATTTTGAAGTGGTTCTTCCTGAACAGCTACTTGAACAGAAACAAAAAACACAGCGCATATTTAATATTGTGATGGGAGCTATTGCGGGAATATCATTACTCGTCGGCGGTATTGGTATAATGAATATAATGCTCGCGAACATTCTTGAGCGAACAAGGGAGATTGGTGTAAGAAGAGCAGTCGGCGCAACAAGGACTGATGTACTGAGGCAGTTTTTGTATGAAGCGCTTACAATAAGTGTTGCCGGCGGAGTGCTTGGAATAATATTAGGATTTATTCTTACATCACTTATATCAACGTATGCGGAATGGAAGACCATCATATCTCCGTTTTCGGTTATACTTGCTTTTGTTGTTTCAGTTACGACGGGACTTCTGTTTGGTATATATCCCGCAAAACAAGCCGCTGATAAAAACCCGATTGAATCTTTACGTTATGAATAA
- a CDS encoding anion permease: protein MSAESIGVLTLLLAAVILFVSGQIRIDLVALLVVSALAVSGIVTPGEALSGFSNPAVITIWSMFVLSAALARTNVANIIGKSMLKISGSSETKILLILMLVSGLLSFIMNNIGVAALLLPVVMSLSKSTSISPSRLLMPMVFGVLLGGITTLLTTVNLIVSDSLRSAGLNSFGLFDFLPVGGPVFIAGVLFIVLVGKYFLPKKDKVKDILGSEAELRKQYALQERTCVMRIPLNSYLNGKTIAEANLGSAAGLTVLAIIRNGNTQLAPDPSEVLRADDKLMIGGALERFNEFRGWQKLIAAEEHSGIDKIISDEFEIVEISIPPKSELIDHALHEINFRKKFCVNVLAVDRSGEIKHSNLHSFVLKEKDILLVQGSKEKLNILKVKSDFNLFKKINPVELITKYNLEERVFTVSVPENSELINKSLSKSRMGASFGVRVLALIRENKTVVMPDPEETIHLNDKLVISGKKDDLDILRGLQELELVDEDKKLSIPLESEQVGLIEATLSPRSNLAGKSLRQIHFRGKYGLQVIALWREGRAYRTNLRDFELKFGDALLILGKRDKIKILTSDPDFIVLTHGLPDIPLSGKAPLAALIMAAVLIPVMIGIIPISIAALGGAALMVLTGCLSMDEMYKSIDWKSVFVIAGMFPLSIAMQSTGTTEIIAEQVIKYAGQFGSWGIVIGIYLFITAAASVIPTSALVVMMAPLTLSIAANTGISPQSLMMTLAVSSSASFISPISHPANILIMGPGGYRFSDYVKLGLPLTIVIGVIAVLLISVFWKF from the coding sequence ATGTCTGCCGAATCCATTGGTGTACTAACGCTTTTACTTGCCGCGGTTATCTTATTTGTGTCCGGACAAATACGTATTGATCTTGTTGCTTTGCTAGTAGTATCTGCATTGGCAGTTTCCGGAATAGTTACTCCGGGTGAAGCACTTTCAGGATTCAGTAATCCGGCTGTTATAACAATCTGGTCAATGTTTGTATTGAGTGCGGCATTAGCGCGTACTAATGTTGCCAACATTATCGGCAAATCCATGCTGAAAATTTCGGGCAGCAGTGAAACAAAAATACTTCTGATACTGATGCTGGTTTCAGGACTACTGTCATTTATTATGAACAATATCGGTGTCGCGGCGTTATTGCTCCCTGTTGTAATGAGCCTTTCAAAAAGTACTTCTATTTCACCATCAAGACTTTTGATGCCTATGGTTTTTGGTGTTCTGCTTGGTGGGATTACAACTTTGTTAACAACTGTTAATCTCATAGTCAGCGATTCATTAAGATCAGCAGGATTAAACTCATTCGGACTGTTTGATTTTCTTCCCGTCGGCGGACCGGTGTTTATTGCGGGAGTGCTTTTCATAGTTCTTGTCGGAAAATACTTTCTCCCTAAAAAAGATAAAGTAAAAGATATTCTCGGTTCAGAAGCAGAGTTACGCAAGCAATATGCCCTGCAAGAGCGAACCTGTGTAATGAGAATCCCATTAAACTCGTATTTAAATGGAAAAACAATTGCAGAAGCAAACCTGGGTTCAGCAGCAGGGCTAACTGTTCTTGCGATAATCCGGAATGGGAATACTCAATTAGCGCCCGATCCTTCTGAAGTTCTCAGAGCAGATGACAAACTGATGATCGGCGGGGCGCTGGAAAGATTTAATGAATTCCGCGGATGGCAAAAACTAATAGCCGCAGAGGAGCATTCAGGAATTGATAAAATTATTTCTGATGAATTTGAGATTGTGGAAATTTCAATCCCGCCTAAATCTGAATTAATTGATCATGCATTGCATGAAATAAATTTCAGAAAAAAATTCTGTGTAAACGTTCTAGCTGTTGACAGAAGCGGGGAAATCAAACATAGTAATCTCCATTCATTTGTTTTAAAGGAAAAAGACATACTGCTGGTTCAGGGTTCAAAAGAAAAGCTGAATATCTTAAAGGTTAAATCTGATTTTAATCTTTTCAAAAAAATAAATCCTGTTGAATTGATCACAAAGTATAATTTAGAGGAAAGAGTTTTTACTGTAAGTGTTCCTGAGAATTCTGAACTGATAAATAAATCTTTATCAAAAAGCCGGATGGGCGCATCATTCGGGGTAAGAGTGCTGGCTTTAATAAGAGAAAATAAAACAGTTGTAATGCCTGACCCTGAAGAAACAATTCATCTGAATGATAAACTTGTCATCAGCGGAAAGAAAGATGATCTTGATATACTGCGAGGCTTGCAGGAACTTGAATTAGTTGATGAAGATAAAAAACTTTCCATACCGCTTGAGTCAGAACAGGTTGGATTAATTGAAGCAACTCTTTCACCAAGGTCCAACCTTGCTGGAAAATCACTAAGACAAATCCACTTCAGGGGTAAATACGGACTGCAGGTAATTGCTTTATGGAGAGAAGGCAGAGCTTACCGTACAAACCTTCGCGACTTTGAATTGAAATTCGGGGACGCACTTTTAATTCTTGGGAAAAGAGATAAAATAAAAATACTTACGTCTGATCCCGATTTTATCGTGTTAACACATGGACTTCCGGATATACCCCTTTCAGGGAAAGCACCTTTAGCAGCTTTAATAATGGCGGCAGTATTAATTCCGGTGATGATTGGAATAATTCCAATTTCAATTGCTGCGTTGGGCGGTGCAGCGCTTATGGTGCTTACAGGATGTCTGTCAATGGATGAAATGTATAAATCGATAGACTGGAAATCCGTCTTTGTGATTGCGGGAATGTTCCCATTAAGTATAGCGATGCAGTCAACAGGAACTACTGAAATTATCGCAGAGCAGGTAATTAAATATGCCGGACAATTCGGAAGCTGGGGAATAGTAATCGGAATTTATTTATTCATTACTGCTGCTGCCTCTGTTATACCAACATCCGCACTTGTTGTAATGATGGCACCGCTTACTCTGTCAATAGCAGCCAATACAGGAATTTCTCCCCAGTCATTAATGATGACACTTGCAGTATCGTCATCCGCAAGTTTTATCAGCCCTATATCACACCCGGCAAATATTCTTATTATGGGTCCCGGAGGTTACAGGTTTTCCGATTATGTTAAACTTGGTTTACCTTTAACCATAGTAATCGGAGTGATAGCTGTATTGCTCATCTCAGTATTCTGGAAGTTTTAG
- a CDS encoding TolC family protein, with the protein MKSLLKPFVILFFFSVNLYSQTQLTLEDALSIALKESYGIKSAQYSLLSSQKTLEAAKLGLMTSINMEFDLPRYSQTLSSQFNPVTGTEQFFEIGYTTYESRLFFSQPIVFTNGTFSLVGSMWRRDQFNEQQDIPVDYYSNLSLRLSQPLFTFNNLSANLTRAEINLEKSKRNYTRAEYDVIYNVTAGFYQLYQSKMEVEIAKEKVSQTETSYQTAMNKFKAGLIAEVEALQLEIDLASSKNDLLNKERTFKESKDDFKLLIGLQLSEDIDVSAVLEYLPINVDMEEAVAHALENRSEIKNSEADIELRNLNVDEVDSRGNISGQLTANYGINKNDDKFNNIFRDFSKDRGVVFTLSVPVLDWGRNNREVESTQADLDLTKLTYNNQKQQIEKEIISILNKIESAKARVEVLSKSVELAEKSYNISKSRFDAGTITSFDLSQMQLRLTDARTNSLYALIDYKLAVADLTRKTLFDFEKQ; encoded by the coding sequence ATGAAATCGTTATTAAAACCATTTGTGATACTATTTTTCTTTTCAGTGAATTTGTACAGCCAGACACAGCTTACATTAGAAGATGCGTTATCAATAGCGCTTAAAGAAAGCTACGGGATAAAGTCGGCACAGTATTCATTACTCAGTTCACAAAAAACACTTGAAGCCGCAAAACTTGGATTGATGACATCTATTAATATGGAGTTTGATTTACCGCGTTACTCGCAAACATTGTCAAGCCAGTTCAACCCGGTTACAGGAACGGAACAGTTTTTTGAGATAGGTTACACTACTTATGAGAGCAGGTTATTTTTTAGTCAGCCGATTGTTTTTACTAACGGAACTTTTTCGCTTGTCGGTTCGATGTGGCGGAGAGATCAGTTCAATGAACAGCAGGATATACCGGTTGATTATTACAGCAACCTGAGTTTAAGATTAAGTCAGCCGTTGTTTACGTTTAATAATCTTAGTGCAAATCTTACGCGTGCGGAAATCAATCTTGAAAAATCAAAAAGAAATTATACGCGCGCCGAATATGATGTGATATACAATGTTACGGCAGGGTTCTACCAGTTGTATCAATCAAAAATGGAAGTAGAGATCGCTAAAGAAAAAGTAAGCCAGACAGAAACATCCTACCAGACAGCCATGAATAAATTTAAAGCAGGGCTTATCGCTGAAGTTGAAGCACTTCAGTTAGAGATTGATCTTGCTTCAAGCAAAAACGATCTGTTGAATAAGGAACGTACATTCAAAGAATCAAAGGACGATTTTAAATTGTTGATCGGTTTACAGTTGTCTGAAGATATCGATGTCTCGGCGGTGCTTGAGTATTTACCCATCAATGTTGATATGGAAGAAGCTGTAGCTCATGCTTTGGAGAACAGATCGGAAATAAAAAACAGTGAAGCGGATATTGAATTAAGAAATCTAAACGTTGATGAAGTGGATTCACGCGGAAATATAAGCGGTCAGCTTACAGCTAATTACGGAATTAACAAGAACGATGATAAGTTCAATAATATATTCAGGGATTTTTCTAAAGACAGGGGAGTTGTGTTCACGCTTTCTGTTCCTGTGCTTGACTGGGGAAGAAACAACCGTGAAGTTGAATCAACGCAGGCTGATCTTGATCTGACAAAGTTAACTTACAACAATCAGAAGCAGCAGATTGAGAAGGAAATAATTTCGATTTTAAATAAAATTGAATCAGCAAAAGCGCGTGTGGAGGTGTTGAGCAAAAGTGTTGAGCTTGCAGAGAAGAGTTACAATATAAGTAAGTCACGTTTTGATGCAGGCACAATTACAAGTTTTGACCTGTCACAGATGCAGTTGAGATTGACTGACGCGAGAACAAACAGTCTTTACGCGTTGATAGATTATAAACTTGCTGTTGCGGATCTTACAAGGAAAACTTTATTCGATTTTGAGAAGCAGTGA